In Deinococcus yavapaiensis KR-236, a genomic segment contains:
- a CDS encoding delta-60 repeat domain-containing protein, producing the protein TIAGEPAPPSGFDLVTLPGTTLTQGTQLNNVPTDIALSGSSVTASTAGAVVGAVSAVDADAGDVHTWSVSDARFEVTNGQLRVKASQMLPSSPGTVSVTLTATDIEGLSFSKTFTLSVLTPVVLSAGALDPTFGSSGKVITPVGSGGSVAFALARQPDGKLVTAGYAWNQGSLNGMDFALARYNSNGTLDTTFGTNGKVTTNLGFADDLARAVAVQPDGKILAAGAAWDGQYSDLALARYNSNGTLDTTFGTNGRVVMPIGSGEDYAAALVVQPDGKILVAGTATDEWTAEDFTLVRFNSDGTLDSTFGSAGVVTTNFDFSGSSFSSDVATSLVLQPDGKLIAAGRTVLTDWDNNATTRVALARYTPNGTLDATFGSGGILTTSIGAGDDSISALALQPDGKLVAAGRTSNGSEYDFALIRYTPSGTLDSTFGSSGVVTTDLGGTDTASALALQPDGKLVAVGQTYNGVSWNFALARYATSGTLDSTFGSSGKVTTSIGAVYDSATALVLEPDGKIVAAGQTNNGTNSSFVLTRYLP; encoded by the coding sequence CACCATCGCCGGAGAACCCGCGCCGCCATCGGGCTTCGATTTGGTGACGCTGCCCGGCACGACCTTGACGCAAGGTACGCAGCTCAACAACGTGCCGACGGACATCGCGCTGAGTGGGAGTTCCGTGACGGCGAGCACGGCGGGCGCGGTGGTGGGCGCGGTGAGCGCAGTGGATGCGGATGCTGGGGACGTGCACACGTGGAGCGTGAGTGACGCGCGGTTCGAAGTGACGAACGGGCAGTTGCGCGTGAAAGCCAGTCAGATGCTGCCGTCCTCGCCTGGAACGGTGAGTGTCACGTTGACCGCGACGGACATCGAGGGCTTGTCCTTCTCCAAAACCTTCACGCTCTCCGTGCTGACGCCGGTCGTGCTGTCGGCTGGCGCGCTCGACCCGACCTTCGGATCGAGCGGCAAGGTCATCACGCCTGTTGGGTCGGGCGGCAGTGTGGCGTTCGCGCTGGCTCGGCAGCCCGACGGGAAGCTCGTCACGGCCGGTTACGCCTGGAACCAGGGAAGCTTGAACGGGATGGACTTCGCGCTCGCGCGGTACAACTCGAACGGCACGCTCGACACGACCTTCGGCACGAACGGCAAGGTCACGACGAACCTCGGCTTCGCGGATGACCTTGCCCGCGCGGTGGCCGTGCAGCCCGACGGGAAGATCCTCGCGGCGGGGGCCGCCTGGGACGGTCAGTATTCCGACTTGGCACTGGCGCGGTACAACTCGAACGGCACGCTCGACACGACCTTCGGCACCAATGGTCGGGTCGTCATGCCGATCGGGTCGGGGGAGGACTACGCTGCTGCGCTCGTGGTGCAACCCGACGGAAAGATCCTCGTGGCCGGCACTGCCACCGACGAATGGACGGCTGAGGACTTCACGCTGGTGCGGTTCAACAGCGACGGCACGCTGGATTCGACGTTCGGCTCGGCCGGTGTGGTCACGACGAACTTCGACTTCTCGGGAAGCTCCTTCTCGAGCGACGTCGCGACGTCACTGGTGCTGCAACCGGACGGGAAGCTCATCGCTGCCGGACGAACCGTCCTCACCGACTGGGACAACAACGCCACGACTCGGGTCGCATTGGCACGGTACACGCCGAATGGAACCCTCGATGCCACCTTCGGCTCGGGCGGCATTCTCACCACGTCAATCGGCGCCGGGGACGACAGTATCTCCGCTCTCGCTCTACAACCTGACGGAAAGCTCGTCGCTGCCGGACGAACCTCCAACGGCTCCGAGTACGACTTCGCGCTGATACGGTATACGCCGAGCGGCACGCTCGACTCGACGTTCGGGTCGAGCGGCGTGGTCACTACAGACCTCGGGGGTACCGACACCGCCTCCGCCCTCGCCCTACAACCCGACGGGAAACTCGTCGCTGTCGGGCAGACCTACAACGGCGTCTCGTGGAATTTCGCGCTCGCGAGGTACGCAACCTCGGGCACGCTCGACTCGACCTTCGGCTCGAGCGGCAAGGTCACCACGTCCATAGGAGCTGTGTACGATTCCGCCACCGCGTTGGTGCTGGAGCCAGACGGAAAGATCGTCGCTGCTGGGCAGACTAACAACGGCACAAACTCGAGCTTCGTCTTAACGCGGTACCTGCCGTAG